One part of the Palaemon carinicauda isolate YSFRI2023 chromosome 23, ASM3689809v2, whole genome shotgun sequence genome encodes these proteins:
- the LOC137617433 gene encoding uncharacterized protein, whose amino-acid sequence MSDKEALVRSQDGYKGVITKWVNKIDSAIAAGNVNTLSSIKDLIMKQMKIVHDLNEKILALTTEEDRMKEVEEKAEYEVVVGEHWYKLDNAITAISASGSSGNPPPTHKTNIRLPNLDLPHFTVDVLEWNSFWELYNVSVHQRGDLELIQKFSYLQSLLTGDALKLISGFKLESANYSQTISLLRTTYGKKDEIKRVLVRRLLEMESPSPDSEALQSFRANFECSIRSLESENLELNELYTILLHSKLPKSVSETVKRRSGDDWLVFDTFKKYLEEEIHNLRSFVSTDVSKPGTLSTISTFTVNQSQSVRPKSRGNVNKFSSQQTRKCALCEGEHWWTQCKTYASRDKKLSRLGFLQLCFVCASNKHFSVDYEKQICGTDAD is encoded by the coding sequence ATGTCTGATAAAGAAGCTTTGGTGAGGTCACAAGATGGTTACAAGGGCGTAATCACCAAATGGGTAAATAAGATAGACTCTGCTATTGCTGCAGGTaatgtcaatacattgtcttcaaTTAAGGATTTAATTATGAAGCAAATGAAGATTGTGCACGACttgaatgaaaagatattagccTTAACCACTGAAGAAGATCGAATGAAAGAAGTGGAAGAGAAAGCAGAATATGAAGTAGTAGTTGGTGAACATTGGTATAAGTTGGACAATGCCATCACAGCAATATCAGCAAGTGGTTCTTCTGGAAATCCTCCACCCACACATAAGACTAATATTAGACTGCCTAATTTGGATCTCCCACATTTCACTGTAGATGTGTTGGAGTGGAATTCCTTTTGGGAATTGTACAATGTGTCGGTACACCAGCGAGGGGATTTAGAACTGATTCAGAAATTCTCATATCTGCAAAGTTTGCTCACAGGAGATGCTCTAAAACTGATTTCAGGATTTAAGTTGGAATCTGCGAATTATTCACAAACTATATCTCTCCTCAGAACCACATATGGGAAAAAGGATGAGATCAAAAGAGTTCTAGTAAGAAGATTACTAGAAATGGAgtctccatctcctgattcagaagcATTGCAATCATTCAGAGCAAATTTTGAATGCTCAATCAGATCATTAGAGAGTGAAAACCTGGAGTTGAATGAACTCTACACTATTTTGCTTCATAGCAAGTTGcctaagagtgttagtgaaactgTGAAACGCAGAAGTGGGGATGATTGGCTTGTATttgatacatttaagaaatatctggAAGAAGAAATTCACAATCTAAGATCTTTCGTCTCAACGGATGTAAGTAAACCTGGAACTTTATCAACAATATCTACGTTTACAGTGAATCAATCACAATCTGTTAGACCTAAGAGTAGaggaaatgtgaataaatttagtTCTCAACAAACAAGAAAATGTGCATTGTGTGAAGGCGAACACTGGTGGACACAGTGTAAAACTTATGCCAGTAGAGATAAGAAATTGAGTCGTCTCGGGTTTTTAcaattatgttttgtgtgtgcatcAAATAAACATTTTAGTGTAGATTATGAGAAACAAATTTGTGGAACGGATGCAGATTAA
- the LOC137617432 gene encoding uncharacterized protein, producing the protein MEKIALRGYLTSKPVNEYETVSVSIPYKGRLIVMDCIVVDELPEYTKKFNVKRNLKTLCKTKICLADKDFDLPVDKQAPIDMLVGVDNVYNILHPGFRKAGKLILLPTIFGYVVTGSCNAPPVQETQVTVLKLAPNEEVIEATHKFDSDIKKDLDILWNLDKVGIDCNELKEHDRKVLEDFESTIAYSEIEKQYGVALPWKSNKSRLPFHFWQGVGPG; encoded by the coding sequence ATGGAAAAAATTGCCTTAAGGGGTTATTTGACAAGCAAACCTGTGAATGAGTATGAGACGGTTAGTGTTTCCATACCTTATAAGGGTAGATTGATTGTTATGGATTGTATTGTGGTAGATGAGTTACCAGAGTATACTAAGAAATTCAACGTTAAACGAAATTTGAAAACGTTGTGTAAAACCAAAATTTGTTTAGCGGACAAGGATTTCGATCTGCCAGTGGACAAGCAAGCACCCATTGATATGTTGGTAGGCGTTGATAATGTCTATAACATATTACACCCCGGATTCAGAAAAGCTGGAAAATTGATATTGTTGCCTACCATATTTGGATATGTTGTGACAGGGTCCTGTAATGCCCCTCCAGTGCAGGAAACCCAGGTAACTGTGTTAAAGCTAGCACCTAACGAGGaagtaattgaagctactcataaatttgatagtgatataaagaaggatttggatattttgtggaatttagatAAAGTAGGTATTGACTGCAATGAATTGAAAGAACATGATCGAAAGGTTCTTGAAGACTTTGAAAGTACCATTGCATATTCTGAAATAGAGAAGCAATATGGTGTGGCCTTACCATGGAAGTCTAATAAGTCAAGGCTTCCATTCCATTTTTGGCAAGGCGTTGGGCCGGGTTAA